In Helianthus annuus cultivar XRQ/B chromosome 3, HanXRQr2.0-SUNRISE, whole genome shotgun sequence, a single window of DNA contains:
- the LOC110931486 gene encoding uncharacterized protein LOC110931486, which produces MSREDEEKTAFHTDIGIFCYTKMPFGLRNAGATYQRLMDKAFKKQIGRNLEVYVDDLVIKSREEKQMLEDIEETFQNLREYNIKLNPKKCSFGVEEGKFLGVVVTRDGFKANPERFLARHAERSLPFIKTLKDCLNKKNFKWTNEAEEALQDMKRFIEKLPMLTAPYLEELLKMYLAAAHNAQILHKPEISGRLAKWAIELGALDIEYQKRTVVKGQVIADFLAEIPEEEVIQDPAVQDVPESSIARQTCKLYTDESSSGKGSGAGRMLISPDEIRLMYAMRFNFECSNNEVEYEALLAGLRMAQSMGATKVDAYVDSLLVNNQVNETYEAKDETMAKYLAKTKELIASFNCVTLNHVHRGKNQIADALSKLATSGMEKEVKVEILQAPSIEPREVSAVTAEEPCWYTPILKLLTMGELPPARGEAHKIQTKALQYEVNNGILYRKSYLGPLLRCVSPAEAKYLMQEIHAGICGIHAGPRTVIAKIHNAGYYWPKMHEDAVDELRKCRSCQKFAPQTPGTI; this is translated from the exons ATGTCAagagaagacgaagaaaaaaCGGCGTTTCACACTGACATAGGCATCTTCTGctataccaaaatgccttttggtctaCGGAATGCCGGAGCCACTTACCAGCGTCTCATGGACAAGGCTTTCAAAAAACAAATCGGCAGAAACTTGGAAGTTTATGTCGACGACTTAGTGATCAAGAGCAGAGAGGAAAAGCAAATGCTCGAAGACATCGAAGAAACCTTCCAAAACCTAAGAGAGTACAACATCAAGCTCAACCCCAAGAAATGTTCATTCGGGGTAGAAGAAGGCAAGTTTTTGGGGGTGGTGGTTACCCGGGATGGTTTTAAAGCTAACCCGGAAAG ATTCCTGGCGAGACACGCTGAGAGATCTCTGCCATTCATAAAGACGCTGAAAGATTGCCTTAACAAGAAAAATTTCAAGTGGACCAATGAAGCAGAAGAGGCTTTACAAGACATGAAGCGGTTCATTGAAAAACTACCCATGTTAACAGCGCCATACCTAGAGGAACTCTTAAAAATGTACCTGGCGGCAGCCCACAACGCT CAAATTTTGCACAAGCCAGAAATCTCAGGAAGATTGGCCAAATGGGCGATTGAGTTGGGAGCCCTAGATATTGAATATCAAAAGCGAACAGTAGTTAAGGGACAAGTGATCGCCGATTTCTTGGCTGAGATTCCTGAAGAAGAAGTAATACAAGACCCCGCGGTCCAAGATGTACCAGAGTCCAGCATAGCCAGACAAACCTGTAAGCTATATACCGACGAATCTTCTAGTGGAAAAGGATCCGGCGCGGGCCGCATGTTGATAAGCCCAGATGAAATAAGGCTAATGTACGCCATGCGATTTAACTTTGAGTGTTCCAACAATGAAGTAGAATATGAAGCGCTACTCGCGGGCTTGAGAATGGCCCAATCTATGGGAGCAACAAAGGTCGATGCATACGTTGACTCTCTGCTAGTCAATAACCAGGTGAACGAAACCTATGAAGCCAAGGATGAAACGATGGCAAAATATTTGGCTAAGACCAAGGAGCTCATAGCTTCCTTTAACTGCGTCACACTTAATCACGTCCATCGGGGAAAAAACCAAATAGCTGATGCCCTGAGCAAGCTCGCCACCTCGGGTATGGAAAAGGAAGTAAAGGTAGAAATATTACAAGCGCCTTCTATAGAACCCCGGGAAGTGTCCGCCGTCACAGCAGAAGAACCCTGCTGGTACACTCCAATCCTAAAGTTACTCACAATGGGGGAATTACCCCCTGCCCGAGGTGAAGCTCACAAGATACAAACCAAGGCGTTGCAATACGAAGTAAACAACGGCATCCTATACAGGAAGTCGTACTTGGGACCACTACTGCGGTGTGTGTCCCCAGCGGAAGCAAAATACCTAATGCAAGAAATACACGCTGGCATATGCGGCATTCACGCCGGACCTCGGACAGTTATCGCCAAAATCCACAACGCCGGGTACTATTGGCCCAAGATGCATGAAGACGCGGTAGACGAACTCAGAAAGTGCCGCAGTTGTCAAAAATTTGCTCCTCAAACGCCGGGTACAATTTAA
- the LOC110931487 gene encoding mucin-5AC-like, whose product MAVGAITSAVAVGFSVPAGGVAVTSATAELVSPTHALKKRKVITPLTSFQAIQTAYALPTSSTAEVQIESVSSAPLTYVDVMPSATSEPSLSELISQASATAATSSMPPPVLTAAVAVTTSPVSTPLPSSVTPTSLFDSPLSIFSASEKEMPKVSAAHEATSARDTAVSDARGSSSGIVDDGARLGNDLYLPTINWDPNVQDKRYQPKWKVAESGQD is encoded by the exons ATGGCCGTGGGGGCCATTACTTCCGCGGTTGCTGTTGGCTTTTCTGTGCCCGCTGGGGGTGTCGCCGTTACATCCGCTACTGCTGAGTTGGTGAGTCCAACTCACGCGTTGAAAAAACGCAAAGTTATTACTCCCCTGACTTCTTTTCAAGCTATCCAGACCGCCTATGCCTTGCCTACTA GTTCTACTGCTGAGGTTCAAATTGAGAGTGTGTCCTCCGCCCCCTTGACGTATGTGGATGTTATGCCTTCCGCTACGAGCGAACCAAGCCTTTCAGAGCTTATATCACAGGCGAGTGCCACCGCTGCTACTTCCTCAATGCCGCCTCCTGTGCTCACAGCTGCTGTAGCTGTGACAACCAGTCCAGTTTCTACACCTCTGCCCTCAAGTGTCACCCCCACATCCTTGTTTGACTCTCCCCTTAGCATTTTTTCTGCATCTGAAAAGGAGATGCCTAAAGTGTCCGCTGCTCACGAGGCAACTAGTGCCAGAGATACCGCTGTGAGCGATGCTAGGGGATCTAGTAGCGGAATTGTTGATGATGGGGCCCGCTTGGGCAATGATCTTTATCTGCCCACTATTAATTGGGATCCAAATGTACAAGACAAGCGCTATCAGCCCAAGTGGAAGGTAGCGGAGTCGGGTCAAGATTGA
- the LOC110929018 gene encoding cytochrome b-c1 complex subunit 6-like, translating to MSDEEPVDQKKYFEELCKPKCVRAWLDYQGCVKRVQADETGHKHCTGQYFDYWHCVDKCVAPRLFAKLK from the exons AT GTCGGACGAGGAACCGGTTGACCAGAAGAAGTACTTTGAAGAGTTGTGCAAGCCTAAATGTGTTAGAGCTTGGCTTGACTATCAG GGCTGTGTGAAAAGGGTTCAGGCTGATGAAACGGGCCACAAACATTGCACTGGACAATACTTTGATTACTGGCACTGCGTTGACAAATGC GTTGCACCTAGGCTGTTTGCAAAACTGAAGTAA
- the LOC110931488 gene encoding uncharacterized protein LOC110931488, translating to MMPDIFYNEEKYTDDRLLNIFASNFEDIILKYDVKKLDSVDLVFLPILQGDHFYVLCFHLKTGKIELIDNSAAEQEFKDRYKGLPNTLRRVLVLYLKEALKPTPAIEELGTSEIERKEMDWRTENNGVDCGVFTMRHMETYKGEKTPWVTGFVKENEANVSDKRPNKEKYMENLEKIIPDRLSAFIGKD from the exons ATGATG CCGGATATCTTTTACAACGAGGAGAAATACACAGACGACAGACTTCTAAACATATTTGCCTCAAATTTTGAAGACATCATACTAAAATATGATGTAAAAAAACTTGATTCGGTTGACTTGGTGTTTCTTCCGATACTTCAAGGTGACCACTTCTATGTCTTGTGCTTCCACTTGAAAACCGGCAAAATTGAGCTGATTGACAATTCAGCCGCTGAACAAGAGTTTAAGGACAGATACAAGGGGCTTCCAAACACACTG AGAAGGGTTTTGGTTTTATACCTAAAAGAGGCTTTAAAACCAACACCAGCTATAGAAGAACTTGGAACATCAGAgatagaaagaaaagaaatggaTTGGAGGACGGAGAATAACGGCGTAGACTGTGGAGTGTTTACGATGCGTCACATGGAAACATACAAAGGAGAGAAAACACCATGGGTGACTGGGTTTGTGAAAGAAAATGAA GCAAATGTTTCCGATAAAAGGCCAAACAAAGAAAAGTATATGGAAAATTTGGAGAAAATAATCCCAGATAGGTTGAGTGCATTTATTGGAAAGGACTAG